The window GGTGTGAAtgggaaatgaaggaaaataaaaaataaaaaaaaattctttacaaATGAACATTGTCCCATATAggacaaagaaaaaatatttgttGGGTTTATATACAATTGCACTTTTTTCTAACTCTTAAAGAATTTAGAAGAAGGCAAGTCTCACGTTGTCATCCTCGCTTGTCATCGGATATGATCTAATTTTCTCTccgtttttttttgtttgtttttgtggcAATAGCCGTTTTCATAATAGCCATTTTCGCGAAAAATCGCCTAAAGGCTGCAACTTTTGAGTTGTACATCTTCATTCAAATTGGCTATAAATATCCGGCCATGCCCTCAGATTTTTCTTAGGAAAGTCAAaaatctcttctttctttctgcattattttcttacaaaataataaagtaagtgtgATTTAATTTGTTGCCGCCATTTGTATTTGTTGGATCACTGGTGTTTGAAGTACTGATATACTTGTGTGGTTAATCCGTTCTATTCTAGGAGAAAATAATTCTAAACCTGGATAATATGAGGGAATTAAGTTCTTTAAAGACACACTAGGAAATCAGTGAGAGCTCAAATTTTTGTTATTCAttagcatttttatttttgtttcaattTTACCTTGCAGAATTTATTTTCGAATACAGAAAGATAACAAATCCTTCGATACACAAAGCTAATGACTTCATTCTTGGAGAGTATCATATATAATATGATTTCCTTTTTCTGTTAATTGGTTCTTTATAGTTAGACAAGTCTTCTATCCTCGGAGATACTATTGAGTACATGAAGGAGCTTCAACAACAGGTAAAAGTTCttgaaaagataaagaaaaacaTACCATCGGCCTGCGAAAATATTAATGATTCCTCTTCCTCAAAGGAGAATGTTAACTGCATCGACGACCAAGTACTAGGATCAAAGATTAAGGCAAGGATTTTGGACAAAAGTGTACTTATTAACATTCACTGCAACAAACGAGATGGGGTGGTGGGAAAAGTACTGTTCGAAATGGAGCAATTGCATCTTTCAGTCAATGACATAAGAATCATGCCATTTGGTCGTACTTATCTCGAAATATCAATTCTTGCTGAGGTACTTTGGTCACTCTCTTAATCTTCAATTAGGCATATTAATTAACAGACTGCAAAAATACCTTATTATGCACTCCCCGCGCGTCCCATTTTATGTGATCTCTTTCGTTTGGCACaaattttaataaagaaaaattacttttggaatttgtgatcTATAACAAGTTATTGTTATATATGTGACTATATAtcattttattaaaggtaaaatgcaTGAGAATTTCAAagtaattatttctaaatatgtaTCATTCTTTCTTTTGACAGATTCAAAAATGGGTCACATAAATTGAGATAGAAGGAGAACTTATTATTGAACAAGAGTTTTTGAGATCTCAAcattatcaacttgatgccttcTTACACATCACACACAAACTAGAGATATGAAACTAAATTCCATATATCAaagtaaagaaaacaacatatattaattataagTTGGGTCGAAAAAtgagtttttctttttgtttggttTTTTAAGTGGTATTATGTTGATTTATATAAGTTAAGCTGCTGAAATAGCTATAGTTACATGATAATTTTATATATGTGACAGCGTACTTTGAATAAATTACCCCCAAAACCATATAAATATTGCAACAAAGTATGCTTTGATGCAAAGTATTTATGAATATATTTTTGTTTACACTCCTTGCAGATGGAAAATGGATGTTGTATAACCGTGCAAGATATCGTAAATGCCCTTCAAATCAACATTCTGGACCAAGTTCAATCATGATTTCCTCCTTCTGATGATATTCTCTAGGTTTTCGTTTTCTTTTTTGTCCTCGACATCGTAAATAATTAAATGacacatttaatttgaaagcTCTTTTGGAGCTTCTGTGATAATTACTCTTCCACATTTGTCTTTCTGGCAAAATTTCTTATACTTGTTGGAGACTTTTCTTTGGATCCCTAAGTTTGGGATTCCTAATTTACTACTTATTTGTTTTTCGTTTTTTCCCTTTGGGAGTTTTCTTCTGTTTGGATCTTAAACCTATTTTATGTTCCTGATTGTTTGAATTGCTAAAGGAAATAATCAGGGGTAATTATATATCCATTTCTAGGATTAGTGTGAGAACATCAGTCTAACCAGATATAAAATGTTAATTAACTTATATACACCGCCAAAAACTTATACTACCAGGTCACTTTTATCTCTTATAATAGGTTACATACAGTGGCGGAGCCACTCATTGGCTAGGTGAGTCAAATGACACCCCTTCGTTGGGAAATTATACCGCGCAGATaggttaaatattttatttttatgtatatatactatgtgTTGACTCCCTTTAATTTTTTCATAtgcttacttatttatattttgactccccttagggaaaattctggctccgccactaGTTACatatcttctttaattttcaaaataataaatttcATTTATATGAAAGATAGATTATATATCTTTTGAGTAATCTGATGATAACGTAAAATTGTTTTTACACTGTCGGTTGATATGTATAAGCAAAAGTCAAAGTAATAAAAACATGAATGGAACCAAGAGCTTTATTTGGAGATGGTAAAACTTCTCCCTTCTTCCCCACCTAATTAGCCAGCCGACCACAGGAAAACCTAGCATGTGATTTTAATGGTCAGTCGAGTTGTTTTTTAATGTGTCATTAGACCAAAAAAATGGACCTGCTCTTATTTAACAATAATATCTAAAACAAAAAAGATAGATTCCGTGCCTTAGGGTTCAGGGGCAAAACCACAGGGTGCAAGGGTATCAACCCAATTCCTTcgtcaaaaaattatattttatatatatacgattagaattatatttttatacGTATATAGTAGATTGAATTCACTTAACTTCTTTATGTATTTACCTCTTTATTTTGAATTCCATTATTGAAGATACTAGCTCCGCCGTTGTTAGGATCGGTTGAAACTTTTCTAGGTAGTTCATGAAaatgattatttaattaattaaactttaattaatttctaTACTTGCTTTGTTTACAAACTCCCATGCTTCTAGGGTTCATTTACAGCACGTGGGTGAAAACGTGGTCAAACAAGACATGAAGGTGGTAAACAAAACATGGTCAATTATTCTTGTGCTTGGTGGGATTCATGAAATAGAATTAAAAAAGAGGTGACGCAGAAGAATCTATCAGAACAAGATACCGATTAAAGAGACACTGCATTAGTTATTCAAATCTTTAATTCGGAGTTTCCGACCAATTTTATTAAGCTAATatattaatatttacaaattttAGATGAAAAAATGGAAATGGAGAATAAAGAGAGGAAAACAAGGAGAAAAAGAAACGATGCGCTTATGCAACTGAAGATTGGAGAGGGGATGCAATAGGGGAACGAGAGTTGCAGTGTGAAGGCTGAGACCAGAGTCTGAATTACATAGGGTGAAATGGAGAGCGGGATATACAATGCCGAAGCCAGAAATTTtttcaagggtgttcaaacttgaaagaaacaATTAAAAAAATCACCGACAAGGAGagttcaatatgtgttatatgcctttaaaaacaaatattttacTTATACCCGCAGTGTAATTTTCGACaaagggtggtcaattgaccacccttacAAGAGTGTAGCTTCGCCTTTGGGGATATatattgtcacgactcaaaatctactatagatcgtgatggtgcctaacgtcGTGGTCAGGCAAGCCAGCGGTAATTTACTAATTCAATTACCCATCTTTATTAcctttgaaatcataatttccattaaCTAATTAGTATAAAATAGGATTTACAGAGTGAAACAATGATGGTTATGTGAACTACATTAAacatccagtaggaacccccaaaacctggtgtcacaagtgcatgagcatcaactagaaaaaatatgataaatgcaacATTTGTCTGGAATACCAATTAGACAGAAGTATATGAATAACTTTGATAGAGATTCTGTAGTTGCGGattcgtaacatggaatgcagctcaccgtaagTCCACGCGATAACTGCGCCTCTGCGCCCCAAAAGAatactagacatatatgtacctgcacaaaaatatgcagcaagtgtagtatgagtacgtaaacaatgtgtacctagtaagtatcaagtctaatctcgaagaagtagtgatgagaggtcgactttgatactcactatgggtcaataatattaaaatagacaTGGTTTAGGTGAATAACAATGATTTTCCAATTaatcaattaacttcacaagctaCAATAGAATGTCAAGGTATCATGTaatattattattaggcacgatttctgccgaggtcatatggcccgatccagagtgttgtgtacactgccgagggacgtacggcatgatccatagatgcatctatactgctgaggcgttcggcccgctccacaagaaaggaggatattttcttatgaacctccggaatgagaagttattataaggctaacatataaggatgtacaatttctattaacagtcAAGTAATTTGCACCAAAattcaagtatgtgaaatttctgtcctttactatttcctctaacaatttcaaatataattctagtactttaattaataaatgatgcaattattataaataattcatgatttgagtcctaaactacccggacatatcataattagtagctacgcacggactctcgtcacctcgtgcgtacgtagcccccacagttagcaacaattattaatttaaatcacctatggggtaaattccctcttacaaggttagacaagagacttaccttgctccgaagttccatagccggctccaacgccactctaacacctcgaGTCGATGcttgtcgatccaaaactatgcaaacGATGTGCAAATCAATCAATATGTGTTATTTAATACTGATAACTAATCATTTTAAACAATTTTCAACTCTACTCGATAAGTCGATAAAATCCGCCCTCGGGCTCACGTGTCcgaattccaaaaattttcaaagatgaactttacccataactctacgaactcaaatatattatttattctgAATTTCATGTCCAATTGCGTGGTCAAAAatatatcaatttctaggtttttcttcaaaatcccaatttatactaattttcatgaatttacaagcctaaattcgtatatttaactcataatgtaaagaaatcacttaccccattatagttaatgaagatggcactccaaaagtgctccaaaattGGCTCTTATGGACGAAAATGAGATGAAAATAGGTCAAACCCACGTACTTAAAGAAGCATCACTGCCCAGCACGAATTCCGCTTATGCGGTCATATTTTCGCACTTGTGGTCTCGCTTTtgcgagacaaaactcgatcatGCGGAAGTCCATGGCCAGCACCTGCGGAAGTTCTTCCGCTcctgcgcaatcgcaggtgcgataCATCCACGCgcatcttccgcacctgcggcagtGGCGTCGCttctgcgcacacgcaggtgcgctGCTCGACCCTGCTCCTGCAACCTCACACCCAGGCTGCCCATGTCGCTTATTTGAGCttcttctcgcttctgcgaggctgCTTCCATAGAAGCGATTACACCAGAATTAGATTTTTCTGGTATTTGCTCATTCCAAAATCCGATCCGTTAagtatctgaaactcacccgaaccccccaagaccccaaccaaacataccaacaagtcctaaaacttcatacgaacttagtcgagcctctaaatcacatcaaacaacgttaaaaacacgaatcaccatctaattcaaacttaatgaactttgaaactttaaacttctacaatcgatgctgaaacctatcaaatcacgcccgattgacattaaattttgcacacaagtcataattgacattgcggacctactctaacttccagaatcggaatctgaccccgatatcaaaaagtccacttctggtcaaacttctcaaaaatcatccaaatttccaactttcgccaattgacgccgaaatgacctacggacctccaaatcaacgttCGGACATGCACCTAAGATAGaaatcaccatatggaactaCTCtgaggctcggaatcccaaacgtacATCGATAATATCAAAATTTACATCAACCCAAACTTAAGAAAttattaaaccttcaaaatgccaaccttctgTAATAAGTGTCGAAATACTCCCGGTCCATTCGATCTTACCTTGCAAGAGAACAGAAGTATCCATACACAaaagaaacttctgcaagtaaattatgaaaTGCAATGAGGATAAATTCTTAAAGAAAAAcagttaaaataaaatttatatgaaaaaaAGACGGTTACGCTTCACATATATTCCTAGTGCTACAATGAATGATCATATCAACAGCTTTAATAAGTTAGCGACAAATTTGCAGAATATGGACGTGATTTTTAGTGATGAAGATATAGcattaatgttattaagttcaCTTCTCGATAAGTACGAGCACTCGAAACAACACTACTTAATGGGAATGATAAAATATCTCTCAAAGAAGTTTGTTCTGCCTtatacagctatgaacaaagaaagagagaaaagcaaaagagtgGAGAAGGAGAAGTACTAGTTGTGAGAGGTCGTTCTCAAAACCAGATGAGAACGAAGAAAGGAAGATCGAAGTCAAGATCTAGACCAAGCAAAGATGAATGCGCCTCTTGCCGAGAAAAGTGGAACTAGAAGAAAGACTCTCCATAGTTGAAAAGTAAGGCCAAACCTAGCAATGGGAAGACTGcgatggattcaaatgtagctgattgtgacgACTCTGATTTCTCACTAGTTACAACTGAGTCATTCCATATGACATATGGTTGAAGGATTCAACTTGTAGCTACCATATGTGTCCCAACCGGGACTGGTTCGTTAGTTTTCAAAAAGGATAATGTGGAGTTATTCACACTGTAAATAACAATCCTCTTACCGCATATGGTATTGGTTTAATCCGATTAAGAAACCATGATGgattgatcagaacattaacaaaTATTTGATACGTACCGAAATTGAAGAAAAACCTGAATTCTATAGGAGCCCTAGAGTCAAAGGGGTTCAAAGCCGTTGCAAAAAATGGGATAATGAGAATATActctggtgcactagtggtaatgaagggaaTTCAGAGAAATAATAACATGTACCACTATcacggtagtacagttattgggacagcaacagtgacatccagtgatgacaaggaggcagaagcaaccaagctatggcacatgcgcttgggacatgctgaaGGAAAATCATTGAAAAttttatcagatcaaggattgttaaaagaagtaaagaCTTGCAAtatggagttttgtgagcattgtgtcaaggggaaatagacaagggttaaatttggaacAGCTATCCATAATACTAAAAGTATTTTGGGTTATGttcactctgatgtttggggtgcttccaaaacaccttcattaggtggaaaacactattttgtaacctttattgATGACTTTTCCTGGAGAGGGGGTGTATACTATGAAAACCAAAGATAAGGTGCtggaaatttttctcaaatagaAGGCGATGATAGAGACTCAAATAGCTAGAAAGATAAAGTGTCTTCGCATAGATAAcggtggagaatacaaaaatgatctttACAATAAGATTTGTGAAGATGATGGCATTTTGAGACATTTCACCGTCAaaaatacaccacaacagaatggagtggcagaacttATGAACCGGACTTTGCTGGAGAAGGTTcagtgtatgttgtccaatgctggcttgggcaaagaattttgggctgaggcaataaCATAtccatgccacctcattaatcgtctatcATCTGCCTCTATTGGTGGCAAGataccatttgaaaaatggtatggaaaacctgctgaaGATTAGAATTTTTTGCATGTGTTTGGCTTAATTGCATACTATTATGTGAAAGAATCAAAATGGATCCGAGAGCAAAGAAAACTATATTTATGAGGATTACTTCTGGAGTTAAAGGATACCGATTATGGTGTccaaagacaaaaaaaattatattcggCAGAGATGTTACTTTTGATGAATCTTCCATAACAAATAAGGTGGTAGTTGAAGATGTCATACAAACTAATAGTGCttcaaagcaggtggagtttgagtgaaaaataaatttttccaacacatggagaaaacaaggaaataatagaagatTTTTCCCTCGAAAAAGAGTCAGCAGAGAGGGAGATTCCAATTCaagaacctcaacaacaacttgaatcaatagcaactagCAAGTCAAAAAAGAACAATAAAGAAACTTGTTTgtctcatagagacggtggcTTGTGcggcctcaattgtagctgatggtgttcctaccacttataaagacgcagtccaagTTTAGAATAAGAttagtggaggattgccatgaatgaagaaatgcagtcccttcatcagaatcgtACATGGAAATTGGCCAATATCCCGAAGagcaagaaagcaattgggtgcaaatgggtattttcaaagaaagaaagatttcctaaccaagaagatgttctcTACAAAgaaagattggtggccaaagggtaCGCTCAAAAGGAGGAAATTGATTATAATGAGGTATTTTCTCTAGTCGTGA is drawn from Nicotiana tabacum cultivar K326 chromosome 22, ASM71507v2, whole genome shotgun sequence and contains these coding sequences:
- the LOC107826285 gene encoding transcription factor bHLH25-like — translated: MEYTGNFNDEDDFFLDVMQNFSQDIYPSLTPYSYSNIDIEEKDQLKDLSSSPLKSSSGFLISFSSSQEENIAIVKSHLEEINACQASGGNNNNNNIMYKRTPLQAQEHVTAERKRREKMGELFISLSKLVPGLKKLDKSSILGDTIEYMKELQQQVKVLEKIKKNIPSACENINDSSSSKENVNCIDDQVLGSKIKARILDKSVLINIHCNKRDGVVGKVLFEMEQLHLSVNDIRIMPFGRTYLEISILAEMENGCCITVQDIVNALQINILDQVQS